From Denitrovibrio acetiphilus DSM 12809, the proteins below share one genomic window:
- a CDS encoding efflux RND transporter permease subunit, which yields MSRFFIERPVFSWVIAIIIMLAGVFAIETLPIEQYPKIAPPSVVINASYPGASAETLENSVTQVIEQNLTGIDNMRYFSASSDSSGNMSITVTFEQEADPDIAQVQVQNKVQGILSSLPQIVQQNGVTVNKSSSGFLLLVGLYSEDGSMNQYDIGDYINSNMVDPISRVVGVGDVTVFGQEYSMRIWLNPEKMHSYGVTASDVISAVESQNADIAAGQLGGTPSVKGQQLNATITAQTKLSSIEEFENILLKVNTDGSKLLLKDVATMELGAESYDIVSRFNGRPASGVAVSLASGANALDTADHVKEKVEELAKYMPDGLKYVYPYDTTPFVKISIEEVVKTLLEAIVLVFLVMFLFLQNFRATLIPTIAVPVVLLGTFGVLSAFGFSINTLTMFAMVLAVGLLVDDAIVVVENVERLMSEEGLPPKEATKKSMDQITGALIGIALVLSAVFVPMAFFSGSTGVIYRQFSITIVSAMALSVLVAIILTPALCSTLLKPVEKGHQERTKGFFGWFNRNFNKSRDLYKKSVGYVAARAVRFILLYGVILAAMIFMFTKIPTSFLPDEDQGIMMLMLNSPAGSTMERTRSNMEDVEEYFLTQEKDNIISIFTVTGFSFAGQGQNTGLGFVKLKDWEERPNPDQSVQSISSRATQRLWAMKDAMVFVTYPPAITELGRSSGFNMQILDRGGQGHEVLVEAKQELLQKARQNPKLTNIRFNGLEDVPQYKLDLDIEKAKSLGISVADIIQTLGAAWGSEYINDFTYGGRIKKVYVQGAAPYRMLPEDINKWYIKNSSGEMVSFEAFSKGYWKYGPPQLARFNGVSSMEIQGGPVQGVSSGEAMDIMAQLVEELPGDDIDLAWSGISYEERAAGSQTTLLYALSLLIVFLCLAALYESWSIPFAVILIVPLGIVGAVAATLIFKMSNDVYFQVGLLTTIGLASKNAILIVEFAKSLYEKGHGLVASAMMAAQQRLRPIIMTSMAFILGVTPLATSSGAGSASQNAIGIGVIGGMFTATFLAILFVPMFFILIENMFGKKKSEIRKTRKGVRNDK from the coding sequence ATGTCCAGATTTTTTATAGAAAGACCCGTTTTTTCATGGGTCATAGCAATTATAATTATGCTTGCGGGGGTGTTTGCTATCGAGACACTGCCGATAGAGCAATATCCGAAAATTGCACCCCCTAGTGTTGTTATCAACGCTTCTTACCCGGGTGCATCTGCCGAGACCTTGGAAAACAGTGTAACACAGGTTATCGAACAGAACCTCACAGGTATCGATAATATGCGCTACTTTTCTGCCTCCAGTGACTCCTCGGGTAATATGAGCATTACAGTTACGTTCGAGCAGGAAGCTGACCCTGATATTGCGCAGGTTCAGGTTCAGAACAAGGTGCAGGGGATACTCTCTTCTCTGCCTCAGATTGTTCAGCAGAACGGTGTGACTGTTAATAAATCATCCAGTGGTTTTTTGTTGCTTGTAGGACTTTATTCAGAAGACGGAAGCATGAATCAGTATGACATCGGTGACTATATTAACAGTAATATGGTTGACCCGATCAGCCGTGTTGTCGGTGTTGGTGATGTTACTGTCTTCGGACAGGAATATTCTATGCGTATCTGGCTTAATCCGGAAAAGATGCATAGTTACGGAGTTACAGCATCGGATGTTATTTCCGCAGTGGAATCTCAGAACGCTGATATTGCTGCCGGACAACTTGGGGGAACACCCTCTGTTAAAGGGCAGCAGCTAAACGCAACGATAACCGCTCAGACAAAACTAAGCTCTATTGAAGAGTTTGAGAATATATTACTGAAGGTGAATACAGACGGTTCCAAACTTCTGCTGAAGGACGTTGCTACAATGGAGCTTGGTGCAGAGAGCTATGATATTGTCTCACGTTTTAACGGCAGACCGGCATCAGGGGTGGCTGTGAGTCTTGCATCCGGTGCAAATGCTCTTGATACGGCTGATCATGTTAAAGAAAAGGTTGAAGAACTTGCCAAATACATGCCTGACGGGCTTAAATATGTATACCCGTATGATACAACTCCATTTGTGAAGATATCCATCGAGGAAGTTGTAAAAACTCTGCTTGAGGCCATTGTCCTTGTGTTTCTGGTTATGTTTCTGTTTTTACAGAATTTCAGAGCTACACTTATTCCCACTATTGCGGTTCCTGTCGTACTTCTCGGTACGTTCGGTGTTCTTTCCGCATTTGGCTTCAGCATAAATACTCTGACAATGTTTGCTATGGTTCTTGCTGTCGGTCTTTTGGTGGATGACGCTATTGTTGTTGTGGAGAACGTTGAAAGGCTTATGAGCGAGGAAGGACTTCCTCCTAAAGAGGCTACGAAGAAATCTATGGATCAGATCACAGGAGCACTCATAGGTATTGCGCTTGTGCTATCCGCGGTTTTCGTGCCTATGGCTTTTTTCAGCGGTTCTACAGGAGTAATTTACCGTCAGTTTTCCATTACTATTGTTTCAGCGATGGCTCTGTCGGTGCTTGTTGCTATTATCCTGACTCCTGCATTGTGTTCCACACTGCTTAAACCTGTGGAGAAGGGGCATCAGGAGCGCACTAAAGGCTTTTTCGGGTGGTTTAACAGAAACTTCAACAAGAGCAGAGATCTGTACAAGAAGAGTGTGGGATATGTTGCAGCAAGAGCAGTTAGATTCATTCTGCTTTACGGTGTTATCCTTGCAGCAATGATATTTATGTTTACCAAGATTCCTACATCCTTCCTCCCTGACGAAGACCAGGGGATTATGATGCTGATGCTCAACTCGCCTGCTGGTTCCACTATGGAGCGCACCAGATCGAATATGGAAGATGTTGAGGAATACTTTCTGACTCAGGAGAAGGATAATATTATAAGTATCTTTACCGTAACAGGCTTCAGCTTTGCCGGACAAGGGCAGAATACTGGTCTTGGGTTTGTCAAACTGAAAGACTGGGAAGAGAGACCAAATCCTGATCAGTCGGTGCAGTCCATCTCATCAAGAGCGACACAAAGACTGTGGGCAATGAAGGATGCTATGGTATTCGTTACCTATCCCCCTGCGATAACAGAGCTGGGCAGGTCTTCTGGTTTCAACATGCAGATACTTGACAGAGGAGGGCAGGGACACGAGGTTCTTGTGGAAGCAAAGCAGGAACTTTTGCAGAAAGCGAGGCAGAATCCAAAACTGACCAATATACGTTTCAATGGTCTTGAAGATGTACCCCAGTATAAGCTTGACCTTGATATAGAAAAGGCCAAGTCGCTCGGAATATCTGTTGCGGATATAATACAAACGCTTGGTGCTGCATGGGGGTCAGAGTATATTAACGACTTCACTTACGGCGGCAGGATTAAAAAGGTTTATGTTCAGGGTGCGGCTCCATACAGGATGCTCCCTGAAGATATTAATAAATGGTATATCAAAAACAGCAGCGGTGAGATGGTTTCTTTTGAAGCTTTTTCTAAAGGATACTGGAAATATGGTCCGCCGCAGCTTGCACGTTTCAACGGTGTCTCTTCAATGGAGATTCAGGGTGGACCTGTTCAGGGAGTTTCATCCGGTGAAGCGATGGATATTATGGCGCAGCTAGTAGAGGAGCTTCCCGGCGACGATATCGACCTTGCATGGTCCGGTATATCATATGAGGAGCGTGCAGCCGGCTCACAGACAACGCTTCTGTACGCTTTGTCGCTGCTTATAGTATTTTTGTGTCTTGCGGCACTTTATGAGAGCTGGTCGATACCGTTTGCTGTTATCCTGATCGTACCACTTGGTATTGTCGGTGCTGTGGCTGCGACATTGATCTTTAAGATGTCTAACGACGTTTACTTTCAGGTTGGGTTGCTGACAACTATCGGTCTGGCATCAAAGAACGCCATTTTGATTGTTGAATTCGCAAAATCTCTTTATGAGAAAGGTCACGGACTTGTTGCTTCAGCGATGATGGCAGCACAGCAGAGGCTTCGACCTATCATTATGACATCTATGGCGTTTATCCTTGGTGTTACACCGCTGGCGACTTCATCCGGTGCGGGTTCTGCAAGCCAGAACGCTATTGGTATAGGTGTTATCGGTGGTATGTTTACAGCGACATTCCTTGCTATACTGTTTGTACCGATGTTCTTTATTCTTATAGAAAATATGTTTGGCAAGAAGAAGAGCGAAATAAGGAAAACACGCAAAGGGGTGCGTAATGATAAATAA